The sequence CGTGGCGATCCCGCTGGCGGCGCTGTCCCTGCTGCCGCGTTTTCGCCGGGCGGGCCCGGTGGGCAGGCGGCAGATCGGCTGGCCGCTGTCGGCGTTCGCCGCGTACATCGTGTTCATGCTCGTGGGCGTGGTCGCGCCGGAGCTGTACTGGCTGTCGATCCTCTGGGCGGCGCTCGTCCCCGTCGCGATGGTGTTCTCGGTGATGCGCTACCGGCTGTACGGCATCGACACCATCATCAGCCGGACCTTCGTCGCCGCGGGGCTGCTGGGCGTGGTCGGCGGGGTCTACTTCGGCGTGGCCGCGCTGTCGAGCCTGATGGTGTCCGGGTTCGACCAGATCGCCGGGCTCGCCGCCGCCCTGTTCACTGGCGCGTTCTTCCAGCCGTTGCGCCGGATGCTGCAACGGGTCATCGACCGCCTGCTCTACGGCCCGGTCGGCGACCCACGTGTGCTCGCCGAGCGGCTGGTCCAGGAGGTGCGCCGGGGAGATCCGGCGCAAGCGCTGGCGTCGGTGATCGGCGTGCTGCGCGAGGGCCTGGCGGTACAGGGGGTCGCGGTGGAGGTGACCGGCGGCGAGCCGGGGCCGCAGGTCAGCGTGGCAAGCACGGTCAGCGGGCAGGTCGGCGACTCCCCGCGCGAGGTTCCGCTGGTCTGGCACGGCGAGCGGGTGGGGCGGCTGCTGGTCGGCCCGCCCACCCCGCGCCGCTTCCCCGCGGCACACGACGAGCGGGTGCTGGCCACGTTGGTCCCGTACGCGGCCGACGTCGCGCACGCGCTGCGGATGGCGGCCGACCTGCAGCGCTCCCGGGAGCGCATCCTGACCGCCCGGGAGGAGGAGCGGCGGCGGCTCCGCCGCGACCTGCACGACGGCCTGGGCCAGACGCTCAGCGGGATGGCCATGGCCGTCAACATGGCCCGCCTCAGCCTGAAGACCTCCCCGGAGGCGGCGGACGGGCTGCTGCGCGAGTTGCGTTCCGGCATGGACGCGGTCACGGGCGACATCCGGCAGCTCGTCTACGGCCTGCGCCCGCCCGTCCTGGACGATCTGGGCCTGGCCGCCGCCGTACAGGCGCTGGCCGGGCCGGCCCACCCCGGAGGCCCCGCCACGGAGGTGAGCGCCGAGGGCGACCTGGCCGACCTGTCCGCCGCCGTCGAGGTGGCCGTCTACCGGATCACGCAGGAGGCGCTGACCAACGTCCGGCGGCACGCGCGCGCCACTCGCGTCCGTGTCGAGCTGCGCCGCGAGCCCGAGGCGCTGCGCCTGCTGATCGCCGACGACGGCGTGGGCCTGCCGCCGGAGCGCCGCCTGGGCGTCGGTCTGACCTCCATGCGCGAGCGCACCGCGGAGCTGGGCGGAATCTGCCTCATCAACGGCGAGCCTGGGGCGGGCACCACGGTGGAGGTGACGCTCCCCGTTCCCGCGGCCGGCGCGCCGGCGGTAGGACAGCCCCGGACGGCTCCCGCCGGCAGGCGATCGGCCCCCTGAATCCGGAGATCACGAAGATCACGGGGGTTTCCCCGCGGCGCCCCCGAAAACCACCATGATCGTTCTCAACGCCGACGGCTGTCCGCCCGTTTCTCATGGGAAGCCGTCCTGGGCGAGGTCGTCGTAGACGCCCTGCCATCCGGACCCGGGCGGGAGACCCCCGCACCGCCGAATGGAGGAGGCGCGACAGGCAGCCGGGAGCCGACGCGATCCTCGCCGGCCACCCCCCTAGACGCCGAGCCGCCGGTAGCGGGCCAGGCGGGCGGTGAGGCGGTCCGCGGGGGGCCGTCCCAGCAGGCCGGCGATCTCGTATTCGAGGGCGCCGGCCACCCGGCGGCAGAAGGCCTCGGGCTCGTAGGCGGCGTCGGGGAGCTCCGGGATGATCCGGTCCACGATGCCGTCGCGCCGCAGGTCGGTGGATTTCACACCCTGCGCGGCGGCGATCTCCGGGGCGAAGTCCACGCTCCGGTACAGCAGCGCCGAGGACCCCTCCGGGGGCAGCGGGGACAGCCAGCCGTGCTGGGCGCAGAGCACCCGGTCGGCGGGGAGCAGCGCCAGGGCCGCGCCGCCGGCCCCCTCGCCGAGCAGCAGGCAGACGGTCGGGGCGTCGAGCACCACCAGGTCGGCCAGGGACCGGGCGATCTCCGCGGCCAGGCCCCCCTCCTCGGCCGCCTTGGACAGCGCGGCCCCGGAGGTGTCGATCACGGTGACCAGCGGCAGGCCCAGCTCGGAGGCCAGGCGCATGCCCCGCCGCGCGACCCGGAGCCCGGCCGGGCCGAGCGGGGCCACGACGCGCTGGCGGCTGCGGTCCTGGCCGAGCACGACGGCGGGAGCCGCGCCGAAGCGGGCCAGGGCGAGGAGCATGCCGGGGTCGTTCTCGCCCTCACCGGTGCCGTTGAGTGGGGTGACGTCGGAGGCGCCGAGCTTGAGCAGCGCCCGCACGCCGGGGCGGTCGTCCCGGCGTGAGCGGCTGATCGCGTCCCACGCCTCGATCGGCTGGACGCGCTCGTCCGGCTCGGGTCCGCTCTCCAGCCCCTCGCGCGGAGCGCACAGGACGGCGAGCGCCCGGATCGCGATGCGCCGCGCGTCCTCGGCGGAGACGACCGCGTCGACCAGGCCGTGGGCGAAGAGGTTCTCGGAGACCTGCACGCCCTCAGGGAACGGGTAGCCGTGCAGCGACTCGAACACCCTCGGCCCGAGGAACCCGATCAGCGCGCCCGGCTCGGCGGCGGTGACGTGCCCCAGCGAGCCCCAGGAGGCGAAGACCCCTCCGGTGGTGGGGTGGCGGAGATAGACGACGTACGGCAGGCCGGCAGCGCGGTGCGCGACCACCGCGGCGGTGATCTTCACCATCTGGGCGAAGGCCAGCGCGCCCTCCTGCATCCGGGTGCCCCCGGAGGCGGGGGCGGCCAGCAGCGGCAGCCCCTCGGCCGTGGCCCGCTCGACCGCGGCGGTCAGCCGCTCGGCGGCGGCCACCCCGATCGACCCGGCCAGGAAGGAGAACTCGCAGACGACGACCGCGACCCGGCGCCCGCCGAGCAGGCCCTCCCCGGAGATCACCGATTCGTCGTATCCGGTCCTGGCGCGGGCCTTGGCCAGCTCCTCGGCGTAGTCCGACCCCGGCGCGGCCGGATCGGCGGGCGTCTCGTCCCACGACCGCCACGTCCCCGGATCGAGGACGGTGCCGATCAGCGTGCGGGCGTCGGGCCGGGTGAGGCTCATCCCCTGCCCCCGCGCGGCGGGACCCGCGTGGGACGCGCTCTCATCCTTCACGTTCCTCCAGCCACGCCAGGATCTCCTCGTTGTGCTGGCCCAGGGTGGGCGGGGCTCCGTGGCGGACGGGGGGCTCACCGTCGAAGCGGAGCGGCGGGCCGGGCAGCTCGATGGCGCCGAGCACGGGGTGGTCCACCTCGACGAGCAGCCCCTGGGAGCGGGTCTGCTCCCAGGCGTAGACCTCGTCGATGGACCGGATCGACCCGGCGGGCACGCCGATCTCGCCGAGCGCGGCCAGCCAGTGGGCGCGGTCGTGCTTGGCGAGCGCCTGCTCCATGTCGGCGATCAGCTCGTCGCGGTGCGCGAACCTCTCCCTGTTCGTCGCGTATCTCGGGATGCCGGGATCGACGCCCAGCAGGGCGGCCACCTTCCGCCACTGCGTGTCGTTCGCCGCCGCGATCTGGATCATGCCGTCGGCGCAGCGGAACGCGCCGTAGGGGGCGATGGAGGCGTGGTGGTTGCCGTTGGCCCTGGGCACCTGGCCGCCGACCGTCCAGGCCGTGCCGTGATAGGAGTGCACGCCGGTCACGGCGGCCAGCAGCGAGGTCCGCACGACCTTGCCCCGGCCGGTCCGCTCGCGCTCGTAGAGGGCGGCGACCACGCCGTAGGCGCCGTGGATGCCGCCGAGCAGGTCGGCGATCGAGGCACCCACGCGGTAGGGCTCGTCGGCGGAGGGCCCGGTGAGGCTCATCAGCCCGGCCTCGCCCTGGGCTATCTGGTCGTAGCCCGGCCGCTCTCCCTCGGGACCGTCGTGGCCGAACCCGGTGATCGACAGGACGACCAGGCGCGGGTTGAGCTCGTGCAGCCGCTCGACGGGGAAGCCCAGCCGGCCGAGGACTCCGGCGCGGAAGTTCTCGATCAGCACGTCGCTCTGCCGTACCAGGCGCTCGATCAGGGCCTTGCCCTCGGCGGACTTGAGGTCCACGGTGATCGACTGTTTGTTGCGGTTGGCCGCGAGGAAGTAGGTGGAGATGTCGCCGTCGGGGCCGACGAACGGCGGCCCCCAGCCCCGGGACTCGTCGCCTCCGCCGGGATGCTCCACCTTGATCACTCGGGCGCCCAGGTCGCCGAGCATCTGCGCGGCGTGCGGTCCCGCCAGCGCGCGCGAGAGGTCGAGAACGACGATGTCGCCGAGGGCTCCGGGCATGATCAACCTCCTGTGGTGGTCGCCGAGCCTAGTCGAATCGGAGCGGGAAAGGCATTCATCCCGACGCCGGCCAGCCTGCCAGGCGGCCCGCGCCGCTCCGCATCCAGGTCCGGCACGCGAGGATCCTCCCAGGCGGAAGCTTCCGGCCCGGGGTGCTGCCAGCATGGACGGGTGGCTCTCATTGTCTCCTTCGAGGAACTCGCCGGCGCGATCCGGGAACTGCCGCCGTCGTGCGGGCCTGTCCGTGTCGTCGCGGTGGACGGTCCGGGCGGGTCGGGCAAGACGACCTTCGCCGGCCGGCTGGCGGCGGCGCTGGACGCCCAGGTGATCCACAGTGACGACTTCCCCGTCCCGTGGGACGAGCCGCCCGTGGCATGGTTCGAGCGGGTGGAGGAGCAGGTGCTCGGCCCGCTGGCGGCGGGGAGAGCGGGAGGATACCGGCGCTACGACTGGGTCCGCGGCGTCTTCGCCGACTGGGTGGACGTGCCGGTCGCGCCGGTGCTGATCCTCGAAGGGGTCAGCACCGCCCGGCGCACGACCCCGGCCGCCCTCACCGTCTGGGTGGAGGCGCCCGGAGAGCTCCGCCTGGCCCGCGCCCTGGCCAGGGACGGCGCCGCCTACGCGGCGCAGTGGCGGGACTGGGCACGCGCCGAGGAGAAGTGGTTCGCCGCCGACGGCACCCGTGCCCGCGCCGACCTCCTCCTCGACGGCGCCACGGTCCCGGGCGAGTTCGTCAGGATCCAGCCGTCCTGAGCAGGTCCGTCATGCCCTGGCCGTACTCCCCTCTCCCCTGGCCGTACTCCCCTCTCGCCGCACAACGGTCGGATCCGCCTGACCACCGCGCGGGTCCGCCCTTCCGGCGGCCCCACGCCCCCTCTCCGCCGTAGGCGTTCAGGCGCTGATGAGCAGTTCGGACAAGCCCTTGGCCATCATGCATGTAATGTGATATTTCACATTACATGCATGATGGCGCGCTCCTCGCCCGTTTCACCGCCGCCGGGCGACTCTCCTCGAGCCTTGGCCGTCTCCCCCGACGGCATGGCGGTCGAGCTCGGCTTCCTCCGCCGCACCCTCCCCCGCCGAGGAGTCGGAACGCGGCAGGTCGCCGCCGCCCCGACGGGCGCCGGGCCGGGCACGACCGACTGCGGGCCGCGGGGTGATCCCGGTGCCGGTACGGATGACCTCGGCGGTCAGGGCTCAGGCGTCCGGGGCACGGCTCCGGTGGGGGTCGGACCTTGCCGACGCGCAGTGAGCTTCTCATCGTGATTGACCATGAACCAACAGAACCACACAACATATTCAAACACAACGGATGGTGCCGGTTAAGCGATCATGCTTCCACCCCGTTATCAAACCTTGCTCCACGACGTCCTCTTTTAGGTGATATGAACGTTCAAACACATCCGCCCCTCAAGCCGCCGGAGGCTTCCGCAGTGCCGTCAGCGCTGGATATGAACGTTCAAATCAAGAGCTACCTGGCCAGGTTCAGCGAGCCTCCGGGCTACCTCGACTTCGCCAGGATCGGGCCCACCTCGCACGACGTCACCACGACGCTCATCGAGGCAGCCCGGCTCCTCCGGGGCGACTCGTCCATCGCGCTGGCCGAGCTCCAACTGCAGGCGGCCCAGGCACGGGCCGGCGCGGCGCGGCTGCTGCGCGCCGCCGAGCACGAGGTGGCCTTCGTCTCCTCCACCAGCCACGGCCTGTTCGCGGCCGCCGCGGCCCTCCAGTGCCCGTCCCCGGATCACGGCTCCGCCGAGGGGGAGGGCGTCGTACTCGTCCCCCGGGGGGAGTTCCCCTCGAACGTCTACCCCTGGCTGCGGTTCGAGGGGCGCGGTGGGCTCCGGGTGCGCTGGATCGACTCGCCCCGGATCACCCCGGACGTCGTCGCCACGCACCTGGACGGCGACGTGCGGGCGCTCTCGATCAGCGCCGTGGACGCCCTCACCGGCTACCGCGCCCCGCTGGGCGCGCTGAAGGAGCTCCTCGGCCCGGACCGGGTGCTGGTGGTGGACGCGATCCAAGGCCTGGGCGCGGTCCCGGTCGAGGTCGACGCTGCCGACCTGCTGGTCTGCGGCGGCCAGAAGTGGCTGCGCGCCGGCTGGGGAGCGGGCCTGCTCCTGGTCCGCGACCGGGTGAACGACCGGCTCATCCCCGGCCTCGGCGGCTGGTCCGGGGTCCAGGACCCGTTCGGCACCGACGAGGACGTCCCCGTCCCGGACAGCCCCTCCCGTGGTCTCGCCTCCACCGACGATCTCGGGCGCGGCCCGGCGGGCGGGGGCGGGGCAGCCCACGCAGGCAGGACTGTCATGCATCCCCGCCCGCCGTTGCGCGGGGCGATCGCCCACACGCTGACCAATCCGGACTATCCCGCCGTGGCCGCGCTCGGCGTCGCGATCGATCTGGTCCTTGGCGTGGGGGTCGCGGAGATCGGCCGCCGGGTCGCCGAGACCCTGGGAACCCTGCTCGACACGGCCCGCAGCGCCGGAGCGAAGGTCCTGCTGGACGATCTGGACGCCGCCGAGCGCGGCGGCATCGGCTGCTTCCGCCTCCCCGGCCTTGAGCCTGCGGCCACGCACGCGGCGCTGGCCGGAGCCGGGCTCGTCACCACCCTCCGCGGCGGCTGGATCCGCCTGTCCCCTCACGCCACCACGCCCCCCGAGACCGTCCAGCGCCTGGCCTTCGCCCTGCGCGCCCCACTGACTCTCTGACCTCTTCCACCCCCCGAAAGGAAAGATCATGATGAACCGTCGCGGGCTTCTCGCCCTTGCCCTTACCGGCATGGCCGCCCTGACCGCCGCTGCCTGCGGAAGCAGCCCGGAACAGCGGTCCTCCGGCCCCGTGAAGATCACCGTCTGGTCCTGGAAGCCCGCCTCGGACGGCCTGGCCGCGATCGCCAAGGACTTCGAGAAGGCGAACCCGAACATCAAGATCGACGTCCAGGTGGTCGGCAACCCGACGATCTGGGAAAAGATCACCATCGGCATGGCGGCGGGCGGCAAGGGTCTGGGCGACATCCTGCACATCGGCATCGACTACCTGCCCAGCTACGTGGACAAGTTCCCCGGCGGTCTGGCCGACCTGAACAAGCTGGGCGCCGGCAAGTACAAGGACGCCTTCGCCAAGGGGCTGTGGCCCACGGTCACCGGCAAGGACGGCGGCGTCTACGCGATGCCGTGGGAGGTCAACCCGATCGGCTTCTTCTACCGCTCCGACCTCTTCGAGAAGGCCGGGATCGACCCGGCGGCGATCCAGACCTGGGACGACGCCATCGAGGCGGGCAAGAAGCTCAAGGAGAAGACCGGGGCGTCCCTCATCGGCCTGAACAAGCCTGGCGCCGGCAGCGCGGACATGGACCTGTACCAGTCGCTCCTGCAGCAGCAGGGCGCGTTCTACTTCAACCAGCAGGGCGATGTCACGCTCGGCTCGGCGCCCGCCGTACAGGCCATGACCCTGATCAAGAAGATGAACGACGCCGGGATCGTCGCCGACACCTCCGGCGAGGGCACCCAGAAGAAGCTGATCACCGGCGGCAAGCTGGCCGTACTGCCGTGGGCGGCCTGGGCGGTGAACTACATCCCGGAGATGCGCCCGGAGCAGAAGGGCCTGTGGCGGGTGATGCAGCCGCCGGCGGTCACCGCGGGCGGCAAGCGGACCGCGATCGTCAACTCCACCCACCTGGCGATCTCCGGCACCAGCCCGCACCAGGCCGAGGCGTTCAAGTTCATCGAGTACGCGCTGACCAAGCCCGAGGCCATCAACAAGGTGTTCAAGGAAGGCGGCGTCTTCCCGGCGCTGACCGCCGCCTACGCCGACCCGATGTTCTCCGCCCCGACGGACTACTACGGCGGGCAGCCCACGCTCAAGACCTTCGTGGACTCCCTGACCGAGGGCGCCGACGCCACCTACTACTCCAGTGACTACGCGCGGGCACTGAAGATCGCCAGCGACGCCCAGACGCAGGTCCTGCTCAAGGGCGCCGATCCGGCGGCCGCGCTGACCCAGGCGGCCCAGCAGCTCGCCCAGCAGACCGGCAGGAAGCTCGCGGGATGACGCTCACGATGACGCGGGAGGCCGCCACCACGGGCGGCTCTCCCCCGCCCCGCCGACCACTGGTCACCAGGAGGAACATCCCCTACCTGCTGATCCTGCCCGCACTGCTCGGCTTCGTGACCTTCAAGGCGTATCCGATCCTCGCCGCGATGTACATCAGCCTGACCACCGGCGCGGGCGCGGCCCGCACCTTCGTCGGACTGGACAACTACGTCCGGCTGGTGAACGACCCGCTGTTCTGGACCTCACTGTGGAACACCACGCTGATCCTGGTCGTCCAGGTCCCGATCATGCTGCTGCTCGCGCTGCTGCTGGCGCTGGGGCTCAACTCCTCGTTCGTACGGCTGCGCGGCGTGTGGCGGCTGGGCGTCTTCATGCCGTCGCTGACCGGCCTGGTCGCCTACGGCGTGATGTTCTCGGTGATCCTGAGCAAGGACTCCGGCCTGCTCAACTGGTTGCTCGGCTTCCTCGGCGTCGACGCGATCGACTGGCTGGGCAGCCCCTTCTGGGCCCGCATCGCCATTGTCATCGCGCTGACCTGGCACTACACCGGCTACACCGCGGTGATCTATCTCGCGGGGCTGCAGAGCATCTCCAAGGAGCTCTACGAGGCGGCGATGGTCGACGGCGCCGGGGCGGTCCGCCGGTTCTGGTCGATCACGGTCCCGCAGCTGCGGCCGATCCTGCTGCTGACGGTCGTGCTGTCCACGATCGGCACGCTCCAGCTCTTCGACGAGCCGTTCGTGCTGACGGGCGGCGGCCCGGACAACTCCACCCTCACCATCTCGCTGTACCTCTACCAGAACGGCTTCCGCTACTTCGACTTCGGCTACGCCGCGGCGATCGCCTACGCGCTCACGCTGATCGTCGCCGGATTCGGACTGGTCCAGCTCAAGCTCACCGGAGGCAGGAAGTGAAGGGCTGGCCGCTGACCTTCGTGCTGGCCGCGGTGTTCGCACTGTGCGTCGGCCCGTTCTACTGGCTGGCGATGGCCGCCACCCACGCCAACTCCGAGATCTTCTCCTCCACCCCGAAGTTCTACCCGGGCGACCAGCTCGGGGCGAACACGGCGAAGTTGGAGGAGTCGATCGGCCTGGTCAACGTGCTGGGCAACACGCTGTTCGTCGCGACCGTCCAGGCCTCGATCGCGATCGTCGTGGCGCTGCTGGCCGGGTACGCCTTCGCCAAGTTCGAGTTCCGCGGCAGGAACGCGTTCTTCGTGCTGCTGCTGTCCACGCTGGTGATCCCGGGCGGCGTCACGATCATCCCGATCTTCGAGATGATGAACGACCTCGGACTGATCGACACCTTCCCGGCGCTGATCCTGCCCAATCTGACGGTCCCGTTCGGCATCTTCCTCATGCGCCAGTCGCTGCTCGCCGTACCGGACGAGCTTCTGGACGCCGCGCGGGTGGACGGCGCGGGCGAGTTGCGGGTGCTGTGGCGGGTCGTGGTCCCGGTCATGCGCCCGGTGCTGGCGGCGCTGGGCGTCTTCCTCTTCCTCGGGGCCTGGAACGACTTCCTGTGGCCGCTGATCGCGCTGCGGACCCCCGAGATGTATACGCTGCCGGTCGCCCTGGCGACTCTGCAGGCCCAGGCCAGAACCGACTTCGGCCAGGTCATGGTGGGCACCGCGATCTCCTCGCTGCCGATGATGATCCTCTTCCTCGTCCTCCAGCGACAGTTCATCTCCGGCCTGCTGGCCGGAGCCACGAAGGGATAGACATGCAGTTGTGGCTACCACACGCCTTCTCCGGCGACTCCGCCGAGGTTCCCGTCGGAGGACTGGACGTGAGAATCTCCGGGGCTCGCGACATCGCGGTCACGCACGTCGCCGACGGGGTCTGGGTGATCGACGCACCGGGCGCGACAGGGGCGCAGTGGCGCGTTCCGTGCGTCTCGACGACCGCGTTCTGGACGCCGGGCAGCGGTCCCCGGTGGGTGCCGCCGATCTGGAGCGGGCCGAAGACGTCCCGGCTGACCGCCGGCGCGCCGGTGGTCTCCCTGGTCGGCACGGGCGACGCGAACGTGTGCACCGCGGCACTCGACGGATCGGCGGCCCTGTCCCGGTTCAGCGGCGGGCTGATCGAGGAGACCGGCGAGTTCGTGTTCACGATCGATCACGAGGGTCCGGCGTTCCGGCTGCGGCTGGACCTTTCGGCGGGGCCGTTCTCGGCGGCGCTGGCCGGGGTGGCGACCTGGTGGGGCGAGGGCCGGGAGCTGCCGCAGACGCCGCGCGCGGCCCGGCTGCCGGCGTACTCGACCTGGTACGGCATGCACCAGGAGGTCAGCGAGGAGTCGGTGGAACTCCAGTCGCGGCTCTCGAAGGAGCTGGGCTGCGAGACGATCATCGTGGACGACGGCTGGCAGACCGCCGACCGGGCGCGGGGGTACGCGTTCTGCGGCGACTGGGAGCCGAATTTGGCAGCTTTTCCCGATATTTCCGCACACGTGAAGCGGGTGCAGGGCATCGGACAGGCCTACATGCTCTGGTACGCCATCCCGTTCGTCGGCAAGGAAAACGCCGCGTTCGAGCGCTTCGAGGGCAAGTTCCTGCGCTACCTCGACCACATGGACGCCGGGGTGCTCGACCCGCGTCATCCCGACGTCCGCGAGTTCCTCATCGACCGGCTGTCCCAGGCGGTCGAGAAATGGGACATGGACGGCCTGAAGATCGACTTCGTGGAGCAGTTCGCGACGCCGGGCGGCGACCCCGCCCCCGGCGAGGGGACCGACTGCGAGGAGGTGGATGAGGGTGTGCGGCGCCTGCTGCACGAGTTGGACACACGGCTGCGCCGTACCAGGCCCGAGGTGCTGATCGAGCACCGCCAGCCGTACACGCACCCGGGCCTGTGGCCGTACGCGAACATGGTCAGGGCCACCGACTGCCCGCTCAGCTCGCAGGAGAACCGGCAGCGGACCGTGGACCTGCGGCTGACCGCCGGTCCCGTCGCCGTGCACTCCGACATGATCCTGTGGCACCCGTCCGAGCCCGCCGAACAGGTCGCGGTCCATCTGATCAACGCGTTGTTCTCGGTGCCGCAGATCTCCGTGGACCTCACCGCCCAGACCTCCGAGCAACTCGCCGCCATCGGGTTCTGGCTGGGGATCTTCCGGCAGCACCTGGAGACGCTCCAGCTCGGCGTGCTGGAACCGGCTCAGCCGGAGCATGGTTATCCCCTCGTGCGGGCCTACGATGAGCAGACCATGGTCATCGCCCGCTACGGGCCGCTGCCGGTGGAGGTCCCCGCCTCCGGCTGGCGCGAGTTCCTGGTCGCCAACGCCGCCCCGGACTCTCGCGTGGTGCTGCTCGGCGCGGATGCGGAGAGCCTGCAGGCGACCGTGCACGACTGCGGCGGAAGGCTGCTGTCGGCCGCCACGCTGCACCTGGACGCCGGAGCGAACCTGGTCACCGTGCCGATGGGCGGACTGCTGAAGCTGCGCCGCCGTACCGAGGAGGAATAGATGGAGACGCACCGGCCCCGTGGACGCGGCGTCACGATCGAGGATGTCGCCCGCGCGGCCGGTGTGTCCCGCCAGACCGTCTCCAACGCGCTCAACGCCCCCTACCGGCTGAAGGCCGAAACCCTGGAGCGGGTCACCACGCTCATCGAGGAGCTCGGCTACCGGCCCGACCAGTCCGCGCGCAGCCTGCGCTCGGGCACCCGGCGGATCATCGCCTACCCCACCCCCGAGGACGACCCCGCCAACCCCAACCCGCTCATGGGCGGCTTCCTCGAGGCGGTCGTCGCGGCCGCGGGCGAGGCCGGCTATCACATCCTGCTGGTCCGGCCCCATTCGGGACAGGATCAGACCCGGGCCTTGGAGGAGCTGATCGCGGCCAGGACTGTGGACGGATTCCTGCTCTCCGACGTGTTGCACGACGATGCCCGCGTGACCTATCTGGCCGGCCGGGGCTTCCCCTTCGTGGCCTTCGGCAGGACCGCGTCCGAACACCCGCAGAACTGGGTGGACGTCGACACCGTCCAGGCCATGATCGATATGGTCGACCTGCTGGCCGCGGCTGGGCACCGGAGGATCGCCTTCCTCGCCTCCTCCTCCAGGCTGCCCTGGATGGACCACCGCCGCGACGGTTTCCAGGCGGGCATGCGCCGCCACGGCCTGCACGGCCAGGAGATCTCGGCGCCCGGCGACGATCCCGGCGAGATCGTCGCGGCGACACGGAGGCTCCTGGGCGAGCGCGTCAGGCCGACGGCCGTGATCGCCGCCGGCGACTGGCTGGCGCTGGGCGTCTACGCCGCCGCCCGGGCCGAGGGCCTCGACATCGGCACCGACCTGGCCGTGGCCGGTTTCAACGACCTTCCGGTCACCGCTTTCCTGCAACCCGCCCTGACCACCGTACGGCTGCCGCTGCGCCGGATCGCCGGCGCGCTCGTCGACCGCCTCCTGCAGACCATCGAGGACGGCGTCACCCCCCAGGCCGGCCTCCTGCTCGCCGGCGAGCTCGTGGTCCGGCCCAGCTCAGGCGGGTAGTCCTCCCCCGAGATCGGAACGCCAATGAAGATCAGTTCATCTTGCCCGGAGATCGTGGCGATGTTCGAGTGGGCGCGGGACCGGGCGCTGCGCTGGGCGCATCCCGGCGGCTCGCGCGGGCCGCTGAACGTCGACGAACATCGGCCGTCCGGCACGGGTGAGGGTGTCTATCTACCGTCCTACTGGGCCGGATACGCGCACCGCAGCGGCTTCTACTCCCGTGACTTCGCGCACCAGTTCGCCGGTGCCCACCTGCTCGGCCTGGCCGAGGCCAACCTGACGATGCTGCGCCGCTTCGCCGCCTCCGCGACGCCGGAGCACGGCTACCACCCGGTGTGGGCGTTCAACTTCGACGGCTCCTACCTGGCCATCGACTACCGGGGGCCCGAT comes from Streptosporangium roseum DSM 43021 and encodes:
- a CDS encoding ABC transporter substrate-binding protein — translated: MMNRRGLLALALTGMAALTAAACGSSPEQRSSGPVKITVWSWKPASDGLAAIAKDFEKANPNIKIDVQVVGNPTIWEKITIGMAAGGKGLGDILHIGIDYLPSYVDKFPGGLADLNKLGAGKYKDAFAKGLWPTVTGKDGGVYAMPWEVNPIGFFYRSDLFEKAGIDPAAIQTWDDAIEAGKKLKEKTGASLIGLNKPGAGSADMDLYQSLLQQQGAFYFNQQGDVTLGSAPAVQAMTLIKKMNDAGIVADTSGEGTQKKLITGGKLAVLPWAAWAVNYIPEMRPEQKGLWRVMQPPAVTAGGKRTAIVNSTHLAISGTSPHQAEAFKFIEYALTKPEAINKVFKEGGVFPALTAAYADPMFSAPTDYYGGQPTLKTFVDSLTEGADATYYSSDYARALKIASDAQTQVLLKGADPAAALTQAAQQLAQQTGRKLAG
- a CDS encoding glycoside hydrolase family 36 protein, whose protein sequence is MQLWLPHAFSGDSAEVPVGGLDVRISGARDIAVTHVADGVWVIDAPGATGAQWRVPCVSTTAFWTPGSGPRWVPPIWSGPKTSRLTAGAPVVSLVGTGDANVCTAALDGSAALSRFSGGLIEETGEFVFTIDHEGPAFRLRLDLSAGPFSAALAGVATWWGEGRELPQTPRAARLPAYSTWYGMHQEVSEESVELQSRLSKELGCETIIVDDGWQTADRARGYAFCGDWEPNLAAFPDISAHVKRVQGIGQAYMLWYAIPFVGKENAAFERFEGKFLRYLDHMDAGVLDPRHPDVREFLIDRLSQAVEKWDMDGLKIDFVEQFATPGGDPAPGEGTDCEEVDEGVRRLLHELDTRLRRTRPEVLIEHRQPYTHPGLWPYANMVRATDCPLSSQENRQRTVDLRLTAGPVAVHSDMILWHPSEPAEQVAVHLINALFSVPQISVDLTAQTSEQLAAIGFWLGIFRQHLETLQLGVLEPAQPEHGYPLVRAYDEQTMVIARYGPLPVEVPASGWREFLVANAAPDSRVVLLGADAESLQATVHDCGGRLLSAATLHLDAGANLVTVPMGGLLKLRRRTEEE
- a CDS encoding carbohydrate ABC transporter permease encodes the protein MKGWPLTFVLAAVFALCVGPFYWLAMAATHANSEIFSSTPKFYPGDQLGANTAKLEESIGLVNVLGNTLFVATVQASIAIVVALLAGYAFAKFEFRGRNAFFVLLLSTLVIPGGVTIIPIFEMMNDLGLIDTFPALILPNLTVPFGIFLMRQSLLAVPDELLDAARVDGAGELRVLWRVVVPVMRPVLAALGVFLFLGAWNDFLWPLIALRTPEMYTLPVALATLQAQARTDFGQVMVGTAISSLPMMILFLVLQRQFISGLLAGATKG
- a CDS encoding LacI family DNA-binding transcriptional regulator, which translates into the protein METHRPRGRGVTIEDVARAAGVSRQTVSNALNAPYRLKAETLERVTTLIEELGYRPDQSARSLRSGTRRIIAYPTPEDDPANPNPLMGGFLEAVVAAAGEAGYHILLVRPHSGQDQTRALEELIAARTVDGFLLSDVLHDDARVTYLAGRGFPFVAFGRTASEHPQNWVDVDTVQAMIDMVDLLAAAGHRRIAFLASSSRLPWMDHRRDGFQAGMRRHGLHGQEISAPGDDPGEIVAATRRLLGERVRPTAVIAAGDWLALGVYAAARAEGLDIGTDLAVAGFNDLPVTAFLQPALTTVRLPLRRIAGALVDRLLQTIEDGVTPQAGLLLAGELVVRPSSGG
- a CDS encoding carbohydrate ABC transporter permease: MTLTMTREAATTGGSPPPRRPLVTRRNIPYLLILPALLGFVTFKAYPILAAMYISLTTGAGAARTFVGLDNYVRLVNDPLFWTSLWNTTLILVVQVPIMLLLALLLALGLNSSFVRLRGVWRLGVFMPSLTGLVAYGVMFSVILSKDSGLLNWLLGFLGVDAIDWLGSPFWARIAIVIALTWHYTGYTAVIYLAGLQSISKELYEAAMVDGAGAVRRFWSITVPQLRPILLLTVVLSTIGTLQLFDEPFVLTGGGPDNSTLTISLYLYQNGFRYFDFGYAAAIAYALTLIVAGFGLVQLKLTGGRK